In Zingiber officinale cultivar Zhangliang chromosome 8B, Zo_v1.1, whole genome shotgun sequence, a single genomic region encodes these proteins:
- the LOC122013509 gene encoding protein PSK SIMULATOR 1-like → MGVSKVLADLRPRRASSFDLPHRPVVGILAFEAAAAMSRLVSLHHSLADDEVRRLRVDMRSPGVAYLISNDQAFLLRVACAEILAELDKAAVTVSFLGRKCCDPLLRGFDRLYSDLKAGALGSPLSLREVRATADLDRLGLGSTAKRVEKRKERMERYVATTSDLYAEMEVLNQLEASEKRIELQQQQQQWREHSGPITLPKPPGVTSALNPIHLELRAQRHRVRRLKEESLWNKTYDKTVELMVRAVVTVFARICDVFGPCVLGLPPSRHQIHQFNPSHPGKHSSGPLDRRVVPQQVQSLRNSAPILSVAANDTLEPTPFDPAAAAAAREELFQMMPSGMRAAVTMKLRECWRREGGKSSADASMAEGWKDAVAAILGWLGPVARDTLRWQEERTMEREKRFYTRPRALLLQTLHFADFEKTEATIVEVLVGLSCMSWYEE, encoded by the exons ATGGGAGTCTCTAAGGTTCTCGCCGACCTCCGACCTCGCCGAGCATCCAGTTTCGATCTTCCGCATCGTCCCGTCGTAGGAATCCTCGCCTTCGAAGCCGCCGCCGCTATGTCGCGCCTTGTCTCGCTCCACCACTCCCTTGCCGACGATGAGGTCCGCCGCCTGCGAGTCGACATGAGGTCCCCAGGCGTCGCCTACCTGATCTCCAATGACCAGGCCTTTCTACTCCGGGTTGCCTGCGCGGAGATTCTCGCCGAGCTCGACAAGGCTGCGGTCACCGTCTCCTTCCTCGGACGCAAGTGCTGCGACCCCTTGCTTCGTGGCTTCGACCGGCTCTACTCCGACCTCAAGGCCGGCGCCCTAGGCAGCCCCTTGTCCCTTCGCGAGGTCCGCGCCACAGCCGACCTCGACCGCCTCGGCCTCGGCTCCACCGCAAAGCGGGTGGAGAAGCGGAAGGAGAGGATGGAGAGGTACGTGGCGACGACATCAGATCTCTATGCGGAGATGGAGGTGCTCAATCAGCTGGAGGCTTCGGAGAAGCGGATTGagctgcagcagcagcagcagcagtggCGAGAGCATAGTGGTCCAATTACGTTGCCGAAGCCGCCGGGCGTGACTTCGGCGCTGAATCCGATCCATTTGGAGCTTCGTGCGCAGCGCCACAGGGTCCGCCGGCTCAAGGAAGAGTCATTGTGGAACAAGACCTACGACAAGACGGTGGAGCTCATGGTCCGAGCAGTCGTCACCGTCTTCGCCAGGATTTGCGACGTCTTTGGCCCCTGCGTCCTAGGTTTGCCTCCCAGCCGCCACCAAATCCACCAATTTAACCCGAGTCACCCCGGCAAGCATTCCTCCGGGCCGTTGGATCGCCGCGTGGTGCCGCAGCAGGTGCAATCCTTGAGGAATTCAGCTCCGATATTGAGTGTGGCGGCCAATGATACGCTCGAACCAACGCCATTCGACC cggcggcggcggcggcggcgagagAGGAGTTGTTCCAGATGATGCCGTCGGGGATGCGGGCGGCGGTGACGATGAAGCTGAGGGAGTGCTGGCGAAGGGAAGGCGGGAAGTCGTCTGCAGACGCCTCGATGGCTGAGGGGTGGAAGGATGCTGTGGCGGCGATCCTGGGCTGGCTGGGGCCGGTTGCGCGCGACACGTTGCGGTGGCAGGAGGAGCGCACCATGGAGAGAGAGAAACGATTCTACACCCGGCCGCGGGCGCTGCTGCTGCAAACGCTGCACTTCGCCGACTTCGAGAAGACGGAGGCGACCATCGTCGAGGTGCTGGTGGGGTTGAGCTGCATGTCGTGGTACGAGGAATGA